From Pseudomonas sp. StFLB209, a single genomic window includes:
- a CDS encoding ABC transporter ATP-binding protein: protein MSQPILELKEIDVFYGPIQALKKVSLHIDEGETVSLIGANGAGKSTLLMSIFGQPRAASGQILYQGTDITQKSSHYIASNGIAQSPEGRRVFPDMSVEENLLMGTIPIGDKHCGEDMQRMFELFPRLKERRNQRAMTMSGGEQQMLAIARALMSRPKLLLLDEPSLGLAPIIVKQIFSILRELASTGMTIFLVEQNANHALKLSDRAYVMVNGEIRLSGTGQELLCNEEVRNAYLGGH, encoded by the coding sequence ATGAGTCAACCGATCCTCGAATTGAAAGAGATCGACGTGTTCTACGGGCCGATCCAGGCCCTCAAGAAGGTGTCGCTGCACATCGATGAAGGCGAGACGGTTAGCCTGATCGGTGCCAACGGGGCCGGCAAGTCGACCCTGCTGATGTCGATTTTCGGCCAGCCGCGGGCGGCCAGCGGGCAGATTCTCTACCAGGGCACCGACATCACCCAGAAGTCCTCGCACTACATCGCTTCCAACGGTATTGCCCAGTCACCGGAGGGCCGCCGGGTGTTCCCCGACATGTCGGTGGAAGAGAATCTGCTGATGGGCACCATTCCGATTGGTGACAAGCACTGCGGCGAAGACATGCAGCGTATGTTCGAGTTGTTTCCCCGGCTCAAGGAGCGGCGCAATCAGCGGGCGATGACCATGTCGGGTGGCGAGCAGCAGATGCTGGCCATTGCCCGGGCGCTGATGAGCCGGCCCAAACTGCTGCTGCTTGATGAGCCGAGCCTTGGCCTGGCACCGATCATCGTCAAACAGATCTTTTCGATCCTGCGCGAGCTGGCCTCTACCGGCATGACCATCTTTCTGGTCGAGCAGAACGCCAACCACGCCCTGAAACTGTCTGACCGCGCCTACGTGATGGTCAACGGCGAGATTCGCCTGTCCGGCACCGGCCAGGAGCTGCTCTGCAACGAGGAGGTGCGCAACGCTTATCTGGGCGGGCATTGA
- a CDS encoding ABC transporter permease subunit yields the protein MDGIFLQQMVNGLTLGSVYGLIAIGYTMVYGIIGMINFAHGDVYMISAYLTAIGLAVLAFFGLESFPLLILGTLVFTIVVTGVYGFVIERVAYKPLRNSTRLAPLISAIGISLILQNYAQISQGARQQGVPTLLEGAWRFEIGSGFVQITYTKIFILIAAFAGMAILTYIIQCTKLGRMCRATQQDRKMASILGINTDRVISYVFIIGAAMAALAGVLITMNYGTFDFYAGFVIGIKAFTAAVLGGIGSLPGAMLGGLILGVAEAQFSGMINSDYKDVFSFSLLVLILIFRPQGLLGRPLVAKV from the coding sequence ATGGACGGTATTTTCCTGCAACAAATGGTCAACGGCCTGACCCTCGGGTCGGTCTACGGCCTGATCGCCATCGGTTATACGATGGTCTACGGCATTATCGGCATGATCAACTTCGCCCACGGCGATGTGTACATGATCTCTGCCTACCTGACCGCCATCGGTCTGGCGGTGCTGGCCTTTTTTGGGCTTGAGTCCTTTCCCTTACTGATTCTCGGCACCCTGGTGTTTACCATTGTGGTCACCGGGGTCTACGGCTTTGTGATCGAGCGGGTGGCCTACAAGCCACTGCGTAACTCGACCCGTCTGGCACCGCTGATCAGTGCCATCGGTATTTCGCTGATTCTGCAGAACTACGCTCAGATCAGCCAGGGTGCCCGTCAGCAAGGCGTACCGACCCTGCTCGAAGGCGCCTGGCGTTTCGAGATCGGCAGCGGCTTCGTGCAGATCACCTACACCAAGATCTTTATCCTGATCGCCGCCTTTGCCGGCATGGCGATCCTGACTTACATCATCCAATGCACCAAGCTGGGCCGGATGTGCCGCGCCACCCAGCAGGACCGCAAGATGGCCTCGATTCTGGGCATCAACACTGATCGGGTGATTTCCTATGTGTTCATCATCGGTGCGGCCATGGCGGCGCTGGCCGGTGTGCTGATCACCATGAACTACGGCACCTTCGACTTCTACGCCGGCTTCGTGATCGGCATCAAGGCATTCACTGCTGCCGTGCTGGGCGGCATCGGCTCACTGCCGGGGGCGATGCTCGGCGGGCTGATTCTTGGCGTGGCTGAGGCGCAGTTCTCCGGGATGATCAACTCTGACTACAAAGACGTGTTCAGCTTCAGCCTGCTGGTGCTGATCCTGATCTTCCGTCCGCAGGGCCTGCTGGGCCGCCCACTCGTGGCTAAGGTGTAA
- a CDS encoding ABC transporter ATP-binding protein gives MSQEIVLSVEHLMMHFGGIKALSDVSLQVRRNSIFALIGPNGAGKTTVFNCLTGFYKATGGRIELHTRGKTTNVIKLLGESFQPTDFISPPSFFRRLYYKMFGGTHLVNRAGLARTFQNIRLFKEMSVVENLLVAQHMWVNRNLLSGILNTRGYRKAEEDALNTAFYWLEVVDLVDCANRLAGELSYGQQRRLEIARAMCTRPQVICLDEPAAGLNPQETEALSGMIRKLRDEHDMTIVLIEHDMGMVMSISDDIVVLDHGNVIAAGKPQDIRNDPKVIAAYLGAEEEELV, from the coding sequence ATGAGCCAGGAAATCGTACTTTCGGTCGAGCACCTGATGATGCACTTTGGCGGTATCAAGGCGTTGAGTGACGTCAGCCTGCAAGTGCGGCGCAATTCGATCTTCGCCCTGATCGGCCCCAACGGCGCCGGCAAGACCACCGTGTTCAACTGCCTGACCGGCTTTTACAAGGCCACTGGCGGGCGCATCGAGCTGCACACCCGTGGCAAAACCACCAACGTCATCAAGCTGCTGGGCGAGTCTTTCCAGCCGACCGACTTTATCTCGCCACCGAGCTTTTTCCGCCGGCTGTACTACAAGATGTTCGGCGGTACTCACCTGGTGAACCGCGCAGGGCTGGCAAGGACGTTCCAGAACATTCGCCTGTTCAAGGAAATGTCCGTGGTGGAGAACCTGTTGGTGGCCCAGCACATGTGGGTCAACCGCAACTTGCTCAGCGGTATCCTCAACACCCGTGGCTATCGCAAGGCCGAAGAGGACGCTTTGAATACCGCGTTCTACTGGCTCGAAGTGGTGGATCTGGTGGACTGTGCCAACCGCCTGGCCGGTGAGTTGTCCTACGGCCAGCAACGGCGTCTGGAAATCGCCCGGGCCATGTGTACCCGGCCCCAGGTGATTTGCCTCGACGAGCCGGCTGCCGGCCTCAACCCGCAGGAAACCGAAGCCCTGAGCGGCATGATCCGCAAGCTGCGCGATGAACACGACATGACGATCGTGCTGATCGAGCACGATATGGGGATGGTCATGAGCATTTCCGATGACATCGTGGTGCTCGACCACGGCAACGTGATTGCGGCGGGCAAGCCACAAGACATTCGTAACGACCCCAAAGTGATTGCTGCCTATCTGGGCGCTGAGGAAGAGGAACTGGTATGA
- a CDS encoding branched-chain amino acid ABC transporter substrate-binding protein yields the protein MSQTFYRKGFLAIAVATALGVSSFAQADVKIGVAGPMTGANASFGEQYMKGAQAAADAINKAGGINGEKIVLVAGDDACEPKQAVAVANRLVDQDKVVGVVGHFCSSSTIPASEVYSDAGVIAITPGSTNPTVTERGLKEMFRMCGRDDQQGIVAGDYIVDVLKAKKVAVIHDKDTYGQGLADATRAQLAKRGVKEVLYEGLTRGEKDFSALVTKIRSTGAEVVYFGGLHPEAGPLVRQLREQGLKDVKFMSDDGIVTDELVTTAGGAKNVDGVYMTFGADPRLLPDSKAVVDEFRKSGYEPEGYTLYAYASVQALAAGFNGAKANKGDKAAEWLKANPVQTVMGKKEWDTKGDLKTSDYVVYQWDANGKYKQLDQQK from the coding sequence ATGTCGCAGACGTTCTACCGTAAAGGCTTTCTGGCAATCGCAGTGGCAACTGCATTGGGCGTGTCGTCTTTTGCCCAGGCTGACGTGAAGATCGGCGTTGCGGGGCCCATGACAGGGGCTAATGCATCGTTTGGTGAGCAGTACATGAAGGGCGCCCAGGCGGCCGCCGATGCGATCAACAAAGCAGGCGGCATCAATGGCGAGAAGATTGTCCTGGTGGCCGGAGATGACGCCTGCGAACCCAAGCAGGCCGTGGCCGTGGCCAACCGCCTGGTCGATCAGGACAAGGTCGTGGGGGTGGTCGGGCACTTTTGCTCGTCTTCTACCATTCCGGCCTCTGAGGTCTACAGCGATGCTGGCGTAATCGCCATCACCCCTGGCTCCACCAACCCGACGGTGACCGAGCGTGGCCTGAAAGAAATGTTCCGTATGTGTGGCCGTGACGACCAGCAAGGTATCGTCGCCGGCGACTACATTGTCGACGTGCTCAAGGCCAAGAAGGTCGCGGTTATCCATGACAAAGACACCTATGGTCAGGGCCTTGCCGATGCGACCCGTGCGCAGTTGGCCAAGCGCGGTGTAAAAGAGGTGTTGTACGAAGGTCTTACCCGTGGCGAAAAAGACTTCAGTGCGCTGGTCACCAAGATCCGCTCCACTGGCGCTGAAGTGGTCTATTTCGGTGGGCTGCACCCCGAAGCCGGCCCGCTGGTCCGCCAGTTGCGTGAGCAGGGCCTGAAGGATGTCAAGTTCATGTCCGATGACGGTATCGTTACTGACGAGCTGGTCACCACTGCGGGCGGTGCGAAAAACGTCGATGGCGTGTACATGACTTTCGGCGCCGACCCGCGTCTGCTGCCTGACAGCAAGGCAGTGGTCGACGAGTTCCGCAAGTCCGGGTACGAGCCTGAAGGTTACACCCTGTATGCCTATGCGTCAGTGCAGGCACTGGCTGCCGGCTTCAACGGTGCCAAGGCCAACAAGGGCGACAAGGCCGCCGAGTGGCTCAAGGCCAATCCGGTGCAGACGGTGATGGGCAAGAAGGAGTGGGACACCAAGGGTGACCTGAAAACCTCCGACTATGTCGTTTACCAGTGGGACGCCAACGGTAAATACAAGCAACTGGACCAGCAGAAGTAA
- the livM gene encoding high-affinity branched-chain amino acid ABC transporter permease LivM, with protein sequence MSAPTKPIDYKKSLIDAVLAGLLALIVFGPIVGVVLDGYSFNLEPAKVAMFVAVVMVGRLLLSLFLQTARGQRLAQGMESGGAGVHVLKPDHKSSLYWIIPALIVIAVIFPVFANKYLLTVVILGLIYVLLGLGLNIVVGLAGLLDLGYVAFYAIGAYGLALGYQYLGLGFWSALPLAAIAAALAGCILGFPVLRMHGDYLAIVTLGFGEIIRLVLNNWLSFTGGPNGVPVPSPTFFGLEFGRRAREGGVPIHEYFGFEYNPDLKFLFIYAVLFIVVLAVLFIKHRLTRMPIGRAWEALREDEIACRAMGLNHVLVKLSAFTIGASTAGLAGVFFASYQGFVNPTSFTFFESALILAIVVLGGMGSTVGVVIAAFVLTVAPELLRSFAEYRVLLFGILMVLMMIWRPRGLIRISRTGVKPRKGVLVQGGAAQ encoded by the coding sequence ATGTCAGCTCCTACTAAACCAATCGATTACAAGAAAAGCCTGATCGACGCGGTGCTGGCCGGCCTGCTCGCGCTGATCGTGTTCGGTCCTATCGTCGGCGTGGTCCTGGATGGCTACAGCTTCAATCTTGAGCCTGCCAAGGTGGCGATGTTTGTCGCCGTGGTCATGGTCGGGCGCCTGCTGCTCAGCCTGTTCCTGCAAACGGCGCGTGGCCAGCGGCTGGCCCAGGGCATGGAGTCCGGTGGCGCAGGGGTGCATGTGCTCAAGCCTGATCACAAGTCGAGCCTGTACTGGATTATCCCGGCCCTGATCGTCATTGCCGTGATCTTTCCGGTATTTGCCAACAAGTACCTGCTGACCGTGGTCATTCTTGGCCTGATCTACGTGTTGCTCGGCCTGGGGCTGAACATCGTGGTCGGTCTGGCTGGCCTGCTCGATCTGGGGTACGTGGCGTTTTACGCCATCGGCGCCTACGGTCTGGCGCTGGGTTACCAGTATCTGGGCCTGGGTTTCTGGTCGGCCTTGCCCTTGGCGGCCATTGCTGCGGCACTGGCGGGCTGTATCCTGGGCTTTCCGGTGTTGCGCATGCACGGTGATTATCTGGCCATCGTGACCCTGGGTTTTGGCGAAATCATTCGCCTGGTGCTCAACAACTGGCTGTCGTTCACCGGTGGTCCCAATGGTGTGCCGGTGCCGTCGCCGACCTTCTTCGGTCTGGAGTTCGGGCGCAGGGCGAGAGAGGGCGGGGTGCCGATCCACGAGTACTTTGGCTTCGAATACAACCCTGACCTGAAATTCCTGTTCATCTATGCGGTGCTGTTCATCGTGGTGCTGGCGGTGCTGTTCATCAAGCATCGCCTGACCCGTATGCCTATCGGGCGTGCCTGGGAAGCGCTGCGTGAGGACGAGATCGCCTGTCGTGCCATGGGCCTGAACCATGTGCTGGTCAAACTCTCGGCATTCACCATCGGTGCCTCCACTGCCGGTCTTGCCGGAGTGTTTTTCGCCAGCTATCAAGGCTTCGTCAACCCGACCTCGTTCACCTTTTTCGAGTCGGCACTGATCCTCGCCATCGTGGTACTGGGTGGCATGGGCTCGACGGTCGGCGTGGTGATCGCGGCGTTCGTGCTGACGGTTGCCCCTGAACTGCTGCGTAGCTTCGCTGAATATCGGGTGCTGCTGTTCGGCATCCTGATGGTATTGATGATGATCTGGCGGCCACGCGGCCTGATCCGTATCAGCCGCACCGGCGTCAAGCCTCGCAAGGGTGTTCTGGTGCAGGGAGGAGCGGCGCAATGA